The following proteins are encoded in a genomic region of Methylobacterium tardum:
- a CDS encoding monovalent cation:proton antiporter-2 (CPA2) family protein: protein MASPVEHASFLPPVLTFLSAAVIGVPVFRLIGQSAVLGYLVAGVLIGPSGLSLIAEPDTAASVAEIGVVLLLFIVGLELHLSQLVSMRRDIFGLGTAQLVVCALVLGGAGVLAGLALGAAAVIGLALALSATAVALQLLEERGDLGSAYGGRAFAVLLFQDLSVVGILALMPLLASAGEATDASWLGEAAASTGKALAAILTVVLVGRYGLNPFFRLLAASGAREVMTAAALLVVLGTALLMEQVGLSMAMGAFLAGILLAESNFRHQLEADIEPFRGMLLGLFFMSVGMSIDGALVREVWPALFGATLAAILVKVALVAGLFRLFGSDTLGALRGAAVLAPAGEFAFVLLPQAEELGLTGAKATRFAVALAALTMLIGPIAAKGLDKLIERRNARTTHDMEEPASEFAESGDARVLVIGFGRFGQVLTQVLLAEGIPVTVIDKDVEQLRAATRFGFRIYYGDGTRLDVLRAAGIGRVELVCICVGDREGALKIVDIVHEEFSSVRTFVRAYDRLHAVELMNRDVDYQIRETSESALAFGRAALEGLGLSPEAAAARADDVRKRDIARLVLQQAGALPDGSSWMRGAAAGLKPEPLTVPVRPARALSTETRDLVGSDRREAAERLLEKPALAPQETDGADAEGDPDTELESEGSARDA from the coding sequence ATGGCGAGCCCCGTCGAACATGCGAGCTTCCTGCCGCCGGTCCTGACCTTCCTGTCGGCGGCCGTGATCGGCGTCCCGGTGTTCCGGCTGATCGGCCAGAGCGCCGTGCTCGGCTACCTCGTGGCCGGCGTGCTGATCGGGCCGTCCGGCCTGTCGCTGATCGCCGAGCCGGACACCGCCGCCAGCGTCGCCGAGATCGGCGTGGTGCTGCTGCTGTTCATCGTCGGCCTGGAACTGCACCTGTCGCAGCTCGTCTCGATGCGCCGCGACATCTTCGGGCTGGGCACCGCGCAGCTCGTGGTCTGCGCGCTGGTGCTGGGCGGTGCCGGCGTGCTGGCGGGCCTCGCTCTCGGCGCCGCCGCGGTGATCGGCCTCGCCCTCGCACTCTCGGCTACCGCGGTGGCGCTGCAACTCCTGGAGGAGCGGGGCGACCTCGGCAGCGCCTATGGCGGCCGCGCCTTCGCGGTGCTGCTGTTCCAGGATCTGTCGGTGGTGGGCATCCTGGCGCTGATGCCGCTGCTGGCCTCGGCGGGCGAGGCGACCGACGCGTCGTGGCTCGGCGAGGCCGCCGCCTCGACCGGCAAGGCGCTCGCCGCGATCCTCACGGTGGTGCTGGTCGGCCGCTACGGCCTCAACCCGTTCTTCCGGCTGCTGGCCGCGAGCGGCGCCCGCGAGGTGATGACCGCCGCGGCCCTGCTGGTGGTGCTCGGCACGGCGCTGCTGATGGAGCAGGTCGGCCTGTCGATGGCCATGGGCGCGTTCCTCGCCGGCATCCTGCTCGCCGAGTCGAACTTCCGCCACCAACTCGAGGCCGACATCGAGCCGTTCCGCGGCATGCTGCTCGGCCTGTTCTTCATGAGCGTCGGCATGTCGATCGACGGCGCCCTCGTGCGCGAGGTCTGGCCGGCCCTGTTCGGCGCGACGCTGGCGGCGATCCTCGTCAAGGTCGCGCTGGTGGCGGGCCTGTTCCGGCTGTTCGGCTCGGACACGCTCGGAGCTTTGCGAGGCGCCGCCGTTCTGGCGCCCGCGGGCGAGTTCGCCTTCGTGCTTCTGCCGCAGGCCGAGGAACTCGGGCTCACCGGCGCCAAGGCGACGCGCTTCGCGGTGGCGCTGGCCGCGCTGACCATGCTGATCGGGCCGATCGCCGCGAAGGGCCTCGACAAGCTGATCGAGCGGCGCAACGCGCGGACCACGCACGACATGGAGGAGCCCGCCTCCGAATTCGCCGAGAGCGGCGACGCCCGGGTGCTGGTGATCGGCTTCGGGCGGTTCGGGCAGGTGCTGACGCAGGTGTTGCTGGCCGAGGGCATCCCCGTCACGGTGATCGACAAGGACGTGGAGCAGTTGCGCGCCGCCACGCGCTTCGGCTTCCGCATCTATTACGGCGACGGCACGCGGCTCGACGTGCTCCGGGCCGCCGGGATCGGACGGGTCGAGCTGGTCTGCATCTGCGTCGGCGACCGCGAGGGCGCCCTCAAGATCGTCGACATCGTGCACGAGGAATTCTCCAGCGTGCGCACCTTCGTGCGCGCCTATGATCGCCTGCACGCGGTCGAGCTGATGAACCGGGACGTGGATTACCAGATCCGCGAGACCTCCGAATCCGCCCTCGCCTTCGGTCGGGCGGCCCTGGAGGGCCTCGGGCTGTCGCCGGAGGCGGCCGCGGCGCGGGCCGACGATGTGCGCAAGCGCGACATCGCCCGCCTCGTGCTGCAACAGGCCGGCGCCCTGCCGGACGGGTCCAGCTGGATGCGCGGGGCCGCGGCCGGCCTCAAGCCCGAGCCGCTGACCGTCCCCGTGCGGCCCGCCCGGGCCCTCAGCACCGAGACTCGCGACCTCGTGGGCAGCGACCGGCGCGAGGCGGCCGAGCGGCTCCTGGAGAAACCCGCCCTCGCCCCGCAGGAGACCGATGGTGCGGACGCCGAGGGCGATCCGGACACGGAACTGGAGTCCGAGGGCAGCGCCCGGGATGCGTGA
- a CDS encoding glucosamine inositolphosphorylceramide transferase family protein: MERTIGGTDRPQAGGGRAPAHPETRIPESCPVVRMVTVRLNRRSLRGWHIRLLDQLGQRPDRRIRIAWTEDAGSLPPNAELLFRLEAAIHGLPRPGTATAAEPVALASYEAGPGAADGEIVLDLSEAPADPARAATWRLDFDGVPGEAGLLAALFGKRAPVAALRGPDGAPVAVGRLGAESHTVMLAAFEDYLARTITLIVAALDGARATRLPDGTEAPLQPGSPFDLGGLGVGRRAAEGLARQVARRLYALCFHRPQWRVGWRRLAGPDLIDLRRHPEGGWIDLPDDGRRFYADPFAIARDGDVTLFVEEFDYRRGKGVISAVRFAADGPQGRPEPVLELETHLSYPFVFEADGQVWMIPESHASGTIDLYRATAFPRGWVHERVLVDGVVASDATLLHHGGRWWLFATVRAGGGSYSDTLHLWHALDFRGPWIPHRRNPVLIDVGSARAAGAIVERDGALIRPVQDCRGGYGAALGLARILRLGEGGYAQQVETRLEPGAAWPGSRLHMLSAAGGFEFIDGSRPARPRLLG, from the coding sequence ATGGAGCGGACGATCGGCGGCACGGATCGGCCTCAAGCCGGCGGCGGCCGGGCTCCGGCCCATCCGGAGACGCGGATCCCTGAATCCTGCCCCGTCGTGCGGATGGTCACCGTGCGGCTCAACCGCAGGTCCCTGCGCGGCTGGCACATCCGCCTCCTCGATCAGCTCGGGCAGCGGCCCGACCGCCGGATCCGGATCGCCTGGACCGAGGATGCGGGCAGCCTGCCGCCGAACGCAGAGCTGCTGTTCCGGCTCGAGGCCGCGATCCACGGGTTGCCGCGACCGGGCACGGCGACCGCGGCCGAGCCGGTCGCCCTCGCGTCCTACGAGGCCGGCCCCGGAGCAGCCGACGGCGAGATCGTCCTCGACCTCTCGGAAGCCCCCGCGGATCCGGCCCGCGCCGCGACGTGGCGGCTCGATTTCGACGGGGTGCCGGGCGAGGCGGGCCTTCTCGCCGCCCTGTTCGGCAAGCGCGCGCCGGTGGCGGCCCTGCGCGGCCCGGACGGCGCGCCGGTGGCGGTCGGGCGCCTCGGCGCGGAATCGCATACGGTGATGCTGGCCGCCTTCGAGGATTACCTCGCGCGGACCATCACGCTGATCGTGGCCGCCCTCGACGGCGCCCGCGCGACCCGGCTTCCCGACGGGACCGAGGCGCCGCTGCAGCCCGGCAGTCCCTTCGACCTCGGCGGCCTCGGGGTCGGCCGGCGCGCCGCCGAAGGGCTCGCCCGGCAGGTCGCCCGCAGGCTCTACGCACTCTGCTTCCACCGCCCGCAATGGCGGGTCGGCTGGCGCCGGCTCGCAGGCCCCGACCTCATCGACCTGCGCCGTCACCCGGAGGGTGGCTGGATCGACCTGCCCGACGACGGGCGCCGCTTCTATGCCGACCCCTTCGCCATCGCCCGGGACGGGGACGTGACTCTGTTCGTCGAGGAGTTCGACTATCGCCGCGGCAAGGGGGTGATCTCGGCGGTGCGCTTCGCGGCCGACGGCCCGCAGGGGCGGCCGGAGCCGGTCCTGGAACTCGAAACCCACCTCTCCTACCCTTTTGTGTTCGAGGCGGACGGGCAGGTCTGGATGATCCCGGAATCCCACGCCTCAGGGACGATCGACCTCTACCGGGCCACCGCCTTCCCGCGCGGCTGGGTCCACGAGCGGGTTCTGGTGGACGGCGTCGTGGCGAGCGACGCGACCCTGCTGCATCATGGCGGCCGCTGGTGGCTGTTCGCCACGGTCCGGGCCGGCGGAGGCAGCTACTCCGACACCCTGCATCTCTGGCACGCGCTGGATTTCCGCGGTCCCTGGATCCCGCACCGGCGCAACCCGGTGCTGATCGATGTCGGCTCGGCCCGCGCGGCCGGCGCGATCGTGGAACGGGACGGCGCCCTGATCCGGCCGGTCCAGGATTGCCGCGGCGGCTACGGCGCGGCCCTCGGCTTGGCCCGGATCCTGCGCCTCGGCGAGGGCGGCTACGCGCAGCAGGTCGAGACCCGCCTCGAGCCCGGGGCCGCCTGGCCCGGCTCGCGCCTGCACATGCTGAGCGCAGCCGGCGGATTCGAGTTCATCGACGGCTCGCGGCCGGCCCGCCCGCGCCTTCTGGGCTGA
- a CDS encoding RT0821/Lpp0805 family surface protein: MRRCACKEPSRRSHIVASLSALSLTVALCGCSQPLLVFRGEVAEAPRVVEEPVVTGSIEKRPMSFGDDLAEEDWRRARAALGVALDPQGNGRPVKWDNPETGLHGTVNPTGLPYVAEDLICRNFLASVVAPGRSRFVRGTGCKPSGGQWTLKRVRTATKTERS, encoded by the coding sequence ATGCGGCGATGCGCGTGTAAAGAGCCGAGCCGGCGGTCGCACATCGTCGCGTCCCTGTCGGCCCTGTCGTTGACGGTCGCGCTGTGCGGATGCAGCCAGCCGCTGCTCGTGTTCCGCGGCGAGGTCGCCGAGGCGCCGCGGGTGGTCGAGGAGCCCGTCGTCACCGGCAGCATCGAGAAGCGCCCGATGAGCTTCGGGGACGATCTCGCCGAGGAGGATTGGCGCCGCGCCCGCGCGGCCTTGGGCGTCGCGCTGGACCCGCAGGGCAACGGCCGTCCGGTGAAGTGGGACAACCCCGAGACCGGCCTGCACGGGACCGTCAACCCGACCGGACTACCCTACGTCGCCGAGGACCTGATCTGCCGCAACTTCCTCGCCTCGGTCGTCGCGCCGGGCCGGAGCCGGTTCGTGCGCGGCACCGGCTGCAAGCCGTCGGGCGGCCAATGGACGCTCAAGCGCGTCCGGACCGCGACCAAGACCGAGCGTTCCTGA
- the pdxH gene encoding pyridoxamine 5'-phosphate oxidase yields the protein MDQLRTDDPKRADFTLSEDPVALFAAWMKEAEAAEPEDPNAMALATAGSDGLPDVRMVLLKDFDARGFVFYTNTQSTKGAELAENPQAALVLHWKSLRRQVRARGPIEPVTPEEADAYFQSRRRESRLGAIASQQSRPLADRDTLMSAVAALSERYGDGPIPRPAHWTGFRIAPVSIEFWQNGDFRLHDRVRFTRTGEGWSRARLYP from the coding sequence GTGGATCAGTTAAGGACCGATGACCCGAAGCGTGCGGACTTCACGCTGAGCGAAGATCCGGTCGCGCTGTTCGCCGCCTGGATGAAGGAGGCCGAGGCCGCCGAGCCCGAGGATCCGAACGCGATGGCGCTCGCCACCGCCGGGTCCGACGGGCTGCCGGACGTGCGCATGGTGTTGCTGAAGGACTTCGATGCGCGCGGCTTCGTGTTCTACACCAACACCCAGTCCACCAAGGGCGCGGAGCTGGCCGAGAATCCCCAGGCCGCGCTGGTGCTGCACTGGAAGAGCCTGCGCCGGCAAGTGCGGGCCCGAGGCCCGATCGAACCAGTGACGCCGGAGGAGGCGGACGCCTATTTCCAGAGCCGCCGCCGCGAGAGCCGGCTCGGCGCCATCGCCAGCCAGCAATCGCGCCCGCTCGCCGACCGCGACACCTTGATGAGCGCCGTGGCGGCGTTGTCGGAGCGCTACGGGGACGGTCCGATCCCGCGGCCAGCGCACTGGACCGGCTTCCGCATCGCGCCGGTGAGCATCGAGTTCTGGCAGAACGGCGATTTCCGCCTGCACGACCGGGTCCGCTTCACCCGGACGGGTGAGGGCTGGAGCCGCGCGCGGCTGTATCCGTAG
- a CDS encoding 50S ribosomal protein L25/general stress protein Ctc: MSAVKTLEAVARDRVGKGAARAVRRQGQVPAVIYGGGQPPQSIAVDLIRTRTLIYAGGFKTTLFEINAGGTKVRAIPRDFQLDPVSGVPLHVDFLRVVSGQTVTVEVPVHFVNEDAAPGIKKLGGTLNIVAHTLTLDVAPDQIPDAIEVDLTGRQIGDVIHVSDIKIPAGTHTGEPTDPVANIVPPTVLGAEVEAEEAAIAEAQSAEAADDKAEESAEDEKKDGEEA; the protein is encoded by the coding sequence ATGAGCGCTGTGAAGACGCTTGAGGCCGTGGCACGCGACCGGGTCGGCAAGGGGGCCGCCCGGGCCGTTCGTCGCCAGGGCCAAGTTCCCGCCGTCATCTACGGGGGCGGCCAGCCGCCGCAATCCATCGCGGTCGACCTCATCCGCACCCGCACCCTGATCTACGCCGGCGGCTTCAAGACCACGCTGTTCGAGATCAATGCCGGCGGCACGAAGGTCCGCGCGATCCCGCGCGACTTCCAGCTCGACCCGGTCAGCGGCGTGCCGCTTCACGTCGACTTCCTGCGCGTCGTCTCGGGCCAGACCGTCACGGTCGAGGTGCCGGTGCACTTCGTCAACGAGGACGCGGCCCCCGGCATCAAGAAGCTCGGCGGCACGCTCAACATCGTGGCCCACACGCTGACCCTCGACGTCGCCCCGGACCAGATCCCGGATGCCATCGAGGTCGACCTGACCGGCCGCCAGATCGGCGACGTGATCCACGTCTCCGACATCAAGATCCCGGCCGGCACCCATACCGGTGAGCCCACCGACCCGGTGGCCAACATCGTGCCGCCGACCGTGCTGGGCGCCGAGGTGGAGGCCGAGGAGGCCGCCATCGCCGAGGCGCAGTCGGCCGAGGCCGCCGACGACAAGGCCGAGGAGTCCGCCGAGGACGAGAAGAAGGACGGCGAGGAGGCCTGA
- a CDS encoding ABC transporter permease, which translates to MDQPRGRAFYLLAAVFALYVLFLYGPTLTILALSFQGPSGGLTFPMNGVSTHWFAKLWEGVGVADIWAALRRSLALGLVVMALTVGIAFYAGLAFRKGFRGAGLVFALAVSSLIVPSIVVSLGIGLEFRLLDDGIKALAAATGWGFLQDHGTLMGLYSSALGAHLTWTLPFGLLIMFAVFNRFDPAYEEAARDLGASGPQTLRHVVVPILAPALVGVALFGFTLSFDELARTSQAIGGRNTLPLELQGLTTTVTTPEIYALGTVTTAVSALVIGTALGLTLWLQKRRARRALAGM; encoded by the coding sequence ATGGATCAGCCCCGCGGCCGCGCCTTCTACCTGCTGGCGGCGGTCTTCGCCCTCTACGTCCTGTTCCTCTACGGGCCGACGCTGACGATCCTGGCGCTCAGCTTCCAGGGCCCGTCCGGCGGCCTGACCTTCCCGATGAACGGCGTCTCGACCCACTGGTTCGCCAAGCTGTGGGAAGGCGTCGGCGTCGCCGACATCTGGGCGGCGCTGCGGCGCTCGCTGGCCCTCGGCCTCGTGGTCATGGCGCTCACCGTGGGAATCGCGTTCTACGCCGGCCTCGCCTTCCGGAAGGGGTTTCGCGGGGCCGGCCTCGTCTTCGCCCTGGCGGTGTCGAGCCTGATCGTGCCCTCGATCGTGGTCTCGCTGGGCATCGGCCTGGAATTCCGGCTCCTCGACGACGGCATCAAGGCGCTGGCCGCCGCCACCGGCTGGGGATTCCTGCAGGACCACGGCACGCTGATGGGCCTCTACAGCTCGGCGCTGGGCGCGCATCTCACCTGGACGCTACCCTTCGGCCTGCTGATCATGTTCGCGGTGTTCAACCGGTTCGACCCGGCCTACGAAGAGGCCGCCCGCGATCTCGGCGCCAGCGGGCCGCAGACGCTCCGTCATGTGGTCGTGCCGATCCTCGCGCCCGCGCTCGTCGGCGTCGCCCTGTTCGGCTTCACCCTGTCGTTCGACGAGCTCGCCCGCACCAGCCAGGCGATCGGCGGCCGCAACACCCTGCCGCTGGAACTGCAGGGCCTGACCACCACGGTGACGACGCCGGAGATCTACGCCCTCGGCACGGTCACCACGGCCGTCTCGGCGCTGGTGATCGGGACCGCGCTCGGCCTGACCCTGTGGCTGCAGAAGCGCCGGGCGCGGCGGGCGCTGGCCGGCATGTGA
- a CDS encoding ABC transporter permease: MGRGRGGGGADGTAPLDPAPPPPPAPPHKGEESRVAPFRPRRALAYLQAAPLALVFLVFLVVPLVLTGIVSLWEYNEYEIIPALTLQNYADVFDGCLSADLCTTVRTYLSTVKFVVLTLAITLPLGFAIAYFLAFHIRSGTVRMGLFLLCTIPFWTSNVIRMISWIPLLGRNGLVNDTLRTLGLIRQPIEGLLYSDFAVVLAFVHLDTVFMIVPIFNSLARIDRRLIEAARDGGASGAQILWNVILPLAKPGIAIGTIFVTTLVMGDFVTVGVMGGQQIASVGKVIQVQMSYLQFPAAAANAVVLLAAVLLMILGLTRMIDLRREL, translated from the coding sequence GTGGGGAGGGGCAGGGGTGGGGGTGGTGCAGACGGCACCGCACCGCTCGATCCTGCACCACCCCCACCTCCGGCTCCTCCCCACAAGGGGGAGGAGAGTCGCGTCGCGCCCTTTCGGCCCCGTCGCGCCCTCGCCTATCTCCAGGCCGCGCCGCTGGCCCTCGTCTTCCTCGTCTTCCTAGTGGTGCCGCTGGTGCTCACCGGGATCGTCTCGCTCTGGGAGTACAACGAGTACGAGATCATCCCGGCGCTCACCCTGCAGAACTACGCCGACGTGTTCGACGGCTGCCTGTCGGCCGACCTCTGCACCACGGTGCGCACCTATCTCTCGACGGTGAAGTTCGTCGTGCTGACGCTGGCGATCACCCTGCCGCTCGGTTTCGCGATCGCCTACTTCCTGGCCTTCCACATCCGCTCCGGCACGGTGCGGATGGGCCTGTTCCTGCTCTGCACGATCCCGTTCTGGACCTCGAACGTGATCCGCATGATCTCGTGGATCCCGCTGCTCGGCCGCAACGGCCTCGTCAACGACACGCTCCGCACCCTCGGGTTGATCCGGCAGCCGATCGAGGGCCTGCTCTACTCCGACTTCGCGGTGGTCCTGGCCTTCGTGCACCTCGACACGGTGTTCATGATCGTGCCGATCTTCAACAGCCTCGCCCGGATCGACCGGCGGCTGATCGAGGCGGCGCGCGACGGCGGCGCGTCCGGCGCGCAGATCCTCTGGAACGTGATCCTGCCGCTCGCCAAGCCCGGCATCGCCATCGGGACGATCTTCGTGACCACGCTGGTGATGGGCGACTTCGTCACCGTGGGCGTCATGGGTGGCCAGCAGATCGCCAGCGTCGGCAAGGTGATCCAGGTACAGATGTCCTACCTGCAATTCCCGGCCGCCGCCGCCAACGCCGTGGTGCTGCTCGCCGCCGTGCTGCTGATGATCCTGGGGCTCACCCGGATGATCGATCTCCGGCGGGAGCTGTAG
- a CDS encoding ABC transporter substrate-binding protein: MDLPQKPSRRTLLKGAAALAATPVTGFPAVHAAEPVTLRYLGTAVNQSADIAKKVKEDLGITIEYIPVVTDEVTKRAITQPNSFDLIDTEYFSLKKILPSGNLQGMDAKRIKLADKISSVFTKGEVAGKKIGDQGTAPRKVFYLEGQDSKKFAGEQTQWISLIPTVYNADTLGIRPDLIKVPVTSWKELLNPAFKGKASILNIPSIGIMDAAMVVEATGDYTYGDKGNMTKPEIDRTIKVLIEAKRAGQFRAFWQDFNESVNLMASGETVIQSMWSPAVTKVRAQGVPCTYQPLKEGYRAWASGFGIPKTLSGKKLDAAYDFINWFLSGWAGAYLNRQGYYSAVLETAQANMQPYEWAFWMEGKPAEKDILGPDGTLIEKAGATRDGGSFDARMGAVACWNAVMDENTYMVRKWNEFIAA; this comes from the coding sequence ATGGACCTGCCCCAGAAGCCGAGCCGGCGCACGCTCCTGAAGGGGGCGGCCGCGCTGGCCGCAACGCCGGTGACCGGCTTCCCGGCGGTGCACGCCGCCGAGCCCGTGACCCTGCGCTACCTCGGTACCGCGGTGAACCAGTCTGCCGACATCGCCAAGAAGGTGAAGGAGGATCTCGGCATCACCATCGAGTACATCCCGGTGGTGACCGACGAGGTGACCAAGCGGGCGATCACCCAGCCGAACTCCTTCGACCTGATCGACACCGAGTATTTCAGCCTCAAGAAGATCCTGCCCTCCGGCAACCTGCAGGGCATGGACGCCAAGCGGATCAAGCTCGCCGACAAGATTTCTTCCGTCTTCACCAAGGGGGAAGTGGCCGGCAAGAAGATCGGCGACCAGGGCACGGCGCCCCGCAAGGTCTTCTACCTGGAGGGCCAGGACTCGAAAAAATTTGCCGGCGAACAGACTCAGTGGATCTCGCTAATCCCGACCGTCTACAACGCCGACACGCTGGGCATCCGGCCGGACCTGATCAAGGTGCCCGTCACGAGCTGGAAGGAGCTCCTGAACCCGGCCTTCAAGGGCAAGGCCTCGATCCTCAACATCCCGTCGATCGGCATCATGGACGCCGCCATGGTGGTGGAAGCCACCGGCGACTACACCTACGGCGACAAGGGCAACATGACGAAGCCCGAGATCGACCGCACCATCAAGGTGCTGATCGAGGCCAAGCGCGCTGGCCAGTTCCGGGCCTTCTGGCAGGACTTCAACGAATCCGTGAACCTGATGGCCTCGGGCGAGACCGTGATCCAATCGATGTGGTCGCCCGCCGTCACCAAGGTGCGCGCGCAGGGCGTGCCCTGCACCTACCAGCCGCTGAAGGAGGGCTACCGGGCCTGGGCCTCGGGCTTCGGCATCCCCAAGACCCTGAGCGGTAAGAAGCTCGACGCCGCCTACGATTTCATCAACTGGTTCCTGTCCGGCTGGGCCGGGGCCTACCTCAACCGGCAGGGCTACTACTCGGCGGTGCTGGAGACCGCCCAGGCGAACATGCAGCCCTACGAGTGGGCCTTCTGGATGGAGGGCAAGCCCGCCGAGAAGGACATCCTCGGCCCCGACGGCACCCTGATCGAGAAGGCCGGCGCCACCCGCGACGGCGGCTCCTTCGACGCGCGGATGGGCGCGGTCGCCTGCTGGAACGCCGTGATGGATGAGAACACCTACATGGTGCGCAAGTGGAACGAGTTCATCGCGGCGTGA
- a CDS encoding ABC transporter ATP-binding protein, translated as MDVELIGLTKRYGAATAVDGIDLKVPSGAYCCLLGPSGCGKTTTLRMIGGHERASAGDVVIGPKAVGDAAPAARGTAMMFQSYALFPHLDARDNVAFSLKMRGVGKAERRAKAMAMLDLVQMGHLAGRLPAQLSGGQQQRVALARALVTGPKVLLLDEPLSALDPFLRVRMRVELKRIQTELGLTFIHVTHSQEEAMALSDLVVVMNAGRIEQAADPRTVFERPATAFVARFIGGHNVIRLPEGLVAVRADRMRLGAEAGPTARPARVVAVEYQGTSVHVGLDAEGLERAPESPAALTAILSDAEFAARPLRLGDTIPVGWDASAAHRLDA; from the coding sequence ATGGATGTCGAGCTGATCGGCCTGACCAAGCGCTACGGCGCGGCAACCGCGGTCGACGGCATCGACCTGAAGGTGCCGTCCGGCGCCTATTGCTGCCTGCTCGGCCCTTCCGGCTGCGGCAAGACCACGACGCTCCGGATGATCGGCGGCCACGAGCGCGCCAGCGCGGGCGACGTGGTGATCGGCCCCAAGGCGGTGGGCGACGCGGCCCCGGCCGCGCGCGGCACCGCCATGATGTTCCAGAGCTACGCGCTGTTTCCGCATCTCGACGCGCGCGACAACGTCGCCTTCAGCCTGAAGATGCGCGGGGTCGGCAAGGCGGAGCGCCGCGCCAAGGCGATGGCGATGCTCGACCTCGTCCAGATGGGCCACCTCGCCGGACGCCTGCCGGCCCAGCTCTCGGGCGGCCAGCAGCAGCGCGTCGCGCTCGCCCGCGCCCTCGTCACCGGCCCGAAGGTGCTGCTGCTCGACGAACCGCTCTCCGCCCTCGACCCGTTCTTGCGGGTGCGGATGCGGGTGGAGCTGAAGCGGATCCAGACCGAGCTGGGCCTCACCTTCATCCACGTCACCCACAGCCAGGAGGAGGCGATGGCGCTCTCCGACCTCGTGGTGGTGATGAATGCCGGCCGGATCGAGCAGGCCGCCGACCCGCGGACCGTGTTCGAGCGGCCCGCCACCGCCTTCGTGGCCCGGTTCATCGGCGGCCACAACGTGATCCGGCTGCCCGAGGGCCTCGTCGCCGTGCGGGCGGACCGGATGCGGCTCGGCGCCGAGGCCGGCCCCACCGCGCGGCCGGCCCGCGTGGTGGCGGTCGAGTACCAGGGCACCAGCGTCCATGTCGGCCTCGACGCGGAGGGGCTGGAGCGCGCGCCCGAGAGCCCCGCCGCGCTCACGGCGATCCTCAGCGATGCGGAGTTCGCGGCCCGCCCGCTCCGCCTCGGCGACACGATCCCGGTCGGCTGGGACGCGTCCGCCGCCCACCGCCTCGACGCCTGA
- a CDS encoding GlxA family transcriptional regulator produces the protein MSGTARHIPVLVVLPPRALLLDLAGPLEVLRIAGTVQDRVGFAVAYAAPRALTRCSIGLDLGGAGMLPDTVADGTIVLLPGSATRVLGDAPDQAADADAEAEIVAWLRAVVRPGHTVATVCEGALLAARAGLLDGYACTTHHASCDRLRAAAPRARVLENRLFVQDRDRFSSAGVTAGIDLMLHLVAEWAGPATAVAVARALVVYMRRGPDDPQLSPWLEGRSHLHPAVHRAQDAIAADPARDWSPALLGRLVGASPRNLARLFRLHAGMTVTDAVNRSRVALARDLIARSDLGLERIAERAGFGSARHMRRVWRQFHAAAPSSLRARSADVAAEPANPRPVGRDSARNPAKHPPLRAERSDPG, from the coding sequence ATGAGCGGGACGGCGCGGCACATCCCGGTTCTCGTGGTCCTGCCGCCGCGCGCGCTGCTGCTCGACCTCGCCGGCCCTCTGGAGGTGCTGCGGATCGCCGGCACCGTCCAGGATCGGGTCGGCTTCGCGGTGGCGTACGCGGCGCCGCGAGCGCTCACCCGCTGCTCGATCGGGCTCGACCTGGGCGGTGCCGGAATGCTGCCGGATACGGTGGCCGACGGGACGATCGTGCTCCTGCCGGGCTCCGCGACACGGGTGCTCGGCGACGCGCCGGACCAGGCCGCTGACGCCGACGCGGAGGCCGAGATCGTCGCGTGGCTCCGCGCCGTGGTCCGTCCGGGCCACACCGTCGCGACCGTCTGCGAGGGCGCGCTGCTGGCGGCGCGGGCCGGGTTGCTCGACGGCTACGCCTGCACCACCCACCACGCCAGTTGCGACCGGCTGCGGGCGGCGGCGCCCCGGGCCCGGGTGCTGGAGAACCGCCTGTTCGTGCAGGACCGCGACCGGTTCAGCAGCGCCGGCGTCACGGCCGGCATCGACCTGATGCTGCACCTCGTGGCGGAGTGGGCGGGCCCGGCGACGGCGGTCGCCGTCGCGCGGGCGCTCGTCGTGTACATGCGGCGCGGGCCCGACGACCCCCAGCTCTCGCCCTGGCTCGAGGGGCGCAGCCACCTGCACCCGGCGGTGCACCGGGCCCAGGACGCGATCGCCGCCGACCCGGCCCGGGACTGGTCGCCGGCGCTGCTCGGCCGGCTCGTGGGCGCGAGCCCGCGCAACCTCGCGCGGCTGTTCCGGCTCCACGCGGGCATGACGGTGACGGACGCGGTCAACCGGTCCCGCGTCGCGCTGGCCCGCGACCTGATCGCGCGGAGCGATCTCGGCCTGGAGCGGATCGCCGAGCGGGCCGGCTTCGGCTCCGCCCGGCACATGCGCCGCGTCTGGCGGCAGTTCCACGCGGCGGCGCCGTCGAGCCTGCGCGCTCGATCCGCGGATGTGGCGGCCGAGCCGGCCAACCCGCGGCCCGTAGGCCGGGATTCTGCACGGAACCCCGCGAAGCACCCGCCCTTGCGAGCGGAGCGAAGCGATCCAGGGTAG